The Crocosphaera subtropica ATCC 51142 genome includes a window with the following:
- a CDS encoding peptidylprolyl isomerase, which yields MRNLKKRWLTTLACLILVSGLMITGCSNASNNSETAVNPNENQQVSQLNMDNYVPRLEGNAVVEMTINGSPVTIEVKGDDAPITAGNFVDLVERGFYNGLTFHRVVKDPQPFVAQGGDPQGTGMGGFVDPETKQERRIPLEIKLEGDEKPTYSKALGQQGNRTAMSQPVVLDHERGAVAMARSGMPDSASSQFYFALSDLEFLNGDYAVFGKVTEGMDVVDGIKQGDRIDSAKVVSGLENLKQ from the coding sequence ATGAGAAACCTGAAAAAACGCTGGTTAACAACTTTAGCCTGTCTTATCCTAGTCTCTGGGTTGATGATAACTGGCTGTTCTAACGCCTCTAACAACTCCGAGACTGCGGTAAATCCTAATGAAAATCAACAAGTGAGTCAATTAAATATGGATAATTATGTTCCCAGATTAGAGGGTAATGCTGTGGTTGAAATGACCATTAATGGTTCTCCTGTTACCATCGAAGTCAAAGGAGACGATGCCCCGATTACCGCCGGCAATTTTGTCGATCTAGTCGAGAGGGGTTTTTATAATGGGTTGACCTTCCATCGTGTGGTCAAAGATCCTCAACCTTTTGTAGCCCAAGGGGGTGATCCCCAAGGAACAGGAATGGGGGGCTTTGTTGACCCAGAAACCAAACAAGAACGACGGATTCCTCTGGAAATTAAGTTAGAAGGAGACGAAAAACCCACCTATAGTAAGGCATTGGGGCAACAGGGCAATCGTACTGCGATGTCTCAACCGGTTGTGCTTGACCATGAACGAGGGGCTGTGGCCATGGCCCGTTCAGGAATGCCTGATTCAGCTTCTTCTCAATTCTATTTTGCCCTATCGGATTTAGAATTTCTCAATGGAGACTATGCCGTATTTGGGAAAGTTACTGAGGGAATGGATGTGGTTGATGGGATCAAACAAGGCGATCGCATTGACTCAGCTAAAGTGGTTTCTGGGTTAGAAAATCTGAAGCAATAG
- a CDS encoding photosystem I assembly protein Ycf4 — MTSDRLIFRQDVIGSRRLSNYWWAVVSSIGGIGFLLAGLSSYLHTNLLIVSDTSSLQFIPQGVALLFYGIAGSLLASYQWLMIILNVGGGYNEFNKQTNQVKIFRWGFPGKNRQVEFTCPLEDVQAVKAEIQEGLNTKRKLYLRVKQKRNVPLTRVGQPLSLSELENEGAELASFLGVPLEGL, encoded by the coding sequence ATGACAAGCGATCGCCTCATTTTTCGTCAAGACGTAATCGGTTCTCGTCGCCTCAGTAATTACTGGTGGGCTGTCGTTTCGTCCATTGGCGGTATTGGCTTTCTTTTAGCAGGACTTTCGAGCTATTTACACACCAATCTACTCATTGTTAGTGATACCTCTTCCCTTCAATTTATCCCCCAAGGAGTTGCGTTACTATTTTATGGGATAGCGGGTTCTCTGTTGGCATCTTATCAATGGTTGATGATTATCTTAAATGTGGGGGGTGGGTACAACGAATTCAATAAGCAAACCAACCAAGTCAAGATTTTCCGTTGGGGATTTCCTGGGAAAAATCGCCAAGTTGAATTCACCTGTCCCCTAGAAGATGTCCAAGCAGTTAAAGCCGAAATTCAAGAAGGATTAAACACCAAACGGAAACTTTATTTACGGGTTAAACAAAAGCGGAATGTCCCTCTAACTCGGGTCGGACAACCCCTATCCCTATCGGAATTAGAAAACGAAGGGGCAGAATTAGCCAGTTTCTTAGGGGTTCCCTTGGAAGGGTTGTAA
- a CDS encoding CHAT domain-containing protein: MKKLILLITLVTPIVLTTGSFLYFPALWAEKPREQRNNDHLPQSPDTGTPGGESIPGGTRNPDEVEGYWSEQVFALEKQWEGLYEKYFDNNFSSLSLTPDQIADKLTQLSQQTGKRPAVVWMTSTPDYLALYIITPGKQPMGIRVPEGNQDALFNAIKQFHQQLQSPQSSAYLKPAQDLYKLMILPIEYHLRSQNIDTLILCVGPMLRSFPFAALHDGENFLIENYGITRIPGFNLTNWDYETLEDAQILAMGASEFPNDQPLPGVAAELSTITPGLWEGVTLLNEAFTLGNLKEHRQRNPYSIIHLATHAQFNPGNPSHSYIQFSDTRLNLKEMEDLNWSQPPVDLLVLSACNTALGDIDAELGFVGLALQSGVNSAVGSLWRASDLGTLGMMSEFYWQLKETSLKAEALRRAQMAMIQGNVRWREGQLETPREDISLTSEAMRVEGLDLSHPYYWSGFSLVGNPF, encoded by the coding sequence ATGAAAAAATTAATTTTGCTAATCACTCTTGTCACTCCCATCGTTTTAACCACGGGAAGTTTTCTTTATTTTCCAGCGTTATGGGCTGAAAAACCAAGAGAACAACGAAACAATGATCACTTACCTCAATCTCCTGATACGGGAACCCCTGGGGGGGAATCGATTCCAGGGGGAACCCGTAACCCCGATGAAGTCGAAGGCTATTGGTCTGAGCAAGTCTTTGCCCTTGAAAAGCAGTGGGAAGGTCTTTATGAAAAATACTTTGATAACAATTTTTCTAGTTTATCTCTAACCCCTGATCAAATCGCTGACAAACTCACTCAGTTGAGTCAACAAACGGGGAAAAGACCGGCGGTTGTCTGGATGACTTCGACTCCTGATTATTTGGCGTTGTATATTATCACTCCCGGAAAACAACCGATGGGTATTAGAGTTCCGGAGGGCAATCAAGACGCACTGTTTAACGCTATTAAACAATTTCACCAACAACTTCAGTCCCCTCAGTCTTCTGCTTATTTAAAACCCGCACAGGATTTATATAAGTTGATGATTTTACCAATAGAATATCATTTACGCAGCCAAAATATTGATACGCTGATTTTGTGTGTGGGTCCAATGTTACGTTCTTTTCCCTTTGCTGCATTACACGATGGGGAAAATTTTTTAATTGAAAATTATGGCATTACCCGAATTCCTGGCTTTAACCTCACTAACTGGGACTACGAAACCTTAGAGGATGCTCAAATTTTGGCTATGGGAGCCTCAGAATTTCCCAATGATCAGCCTTTACCGGGGGTAGCAGCGGAATTATCCACCATTACGCCCGGATTGTGGGAAGGAGTAACATTGTTAAATGAAGCGTTTACGTTAGGGAATTTAAAAGAACATCGACAAAGGAATCCTTACTCTATTATTCATCTAGCTACCCACGCTCAATTTAATCCTGGAAATCCTAGTCATTCTTATATTCAATTTTCTGATACTCGACTTAATCTTAAGGAAATGGAAGACCTTAACTGGAGTCAACCCCCAGTGGATTTATTGGTGCTTAGTGCTTGTAATACTGCTTTAGGAGATATTGATGCGGAATTGGGTTTTGTGGGTTTAGCCCTTCAATCAGGGGTTAATTCAGCAGTAGGGAGTTTGTGGCGAGCGAGTGATCTTGGTACATTGGGGATGATGAGCGAATTTTACTGGCAACTGAAGGAAACTTCCTTGAAAGCTGAAGCTCTGAGACGGGCGCAAATGGCGATGATTCAGGGAAATGTTCGTTGGCGAGAAGGACAGTTAGAAACCCCTAGAGAAGATATTTCTTTAACGTCAGAAGCGATGAGGGTAGAAGGATTAGATTTATCTCACCCTTATTATTGGAGTGGGTTTTCTCTTGTGGGAAATCCCTTTTAA
- a CDS encoding serine/threonine-protein kinase yields MFPIKSSPYNFHSIPSAQSSPSGSLCIGEENRYRLEQQLGEGGMGHVFLATDKRLNKPVAFKLLRESLADDRSMRIRFDWELKICASLKSEHIVQVSDYGITEGGYPFYIMEYLEGETLAQRLKYTPRLSPEETCLIISQVCAGLELAHDGVTLVDEATGETQTIKVVHRDLKPQNIFLVPTALGDLVKVIDFGIAKIRNLQAEHTSLTNMFLGTCHYAAPEQLEGSQNLDARADIYSLGLMLYEMLTGVDPFGFNFRENRVSVESWLFAHASKTPLPLRSQPNCDHLSETLEAVVMGCLNKSPDDRFSSVRELSEALSSAISLDPAKQLPQGNHNKPLPNPSIALDQETVSMANNSQATQRKTSNLTRSSGFAIKWGQCLLFTLVTLILGIGMARFVRTPITPSLTEEKEEEINALHPTTTLTGHRNGVWSVVLSSNGKLAVSGGEDKTVRVWNTETGSLLQTFSGHGDGVRSVTVSHDGNVIASASADQTIKLWNTATGELIRTLTAHQDSLWSVEISPDQQIIASASADETIKLWNMATAEVIRTLRGHSGWVFSATFSPDGKRLASGGKDGTVKLWDVQTGQMLQTLSDHQDAVRSVAFSPDGNYLASGSWDGTVKVWEMATGKVLSTFSEHSDRIVAVTFSRDGQRLVSGSIDETLQVWDWQNQRLLDTLTDHRDWVLSVATGPSGEMISSSRQPTIKIWRGLIESHSRQRRQEVDFWN; encoded by the coding sequence ATGTTTCCTATCAAATCTTCTCCCTACAATTTCCATAGTATTCCTTCTGCTCAATCTTCCCCTAGCGGTTCTTTGTGCATTGGAGAAGAAAACCGTTATCGCTTAGAACAACAACTAGGAGAAGGAGGAATGGGTCATGTTTTCTTAGCGACAGATAAACGTCTCAATAAACCTGTCGCTTTTAAACTACTCAGAGAATCTTTAGCTGATGATCGCTCGATGCGAATTCGGTTTGATTGGGAATTAAAGATTTGTGCTTCTCTTAAAAGTGAACATATTGTCCAAGTCAGTGATTATGGAATTACTGAGGGGGGTTATCCTTTCTATATAATGGAATATCTAGAAGGCGAAACCCTAGCTCAACGCTTAAAATATACCCCTCGTTTGTCTCCTGAAGAAACTTGTTTAATTATCTCTCAAGTTTGTGCAGGATTAGAATTAGCCCATGACGGTGTTACGTTAGTGGATGAGGCAACAGGAGAAACCCAAACTATTAAAGTGGTTCATCGAGACTTGAAACCGCAAAACATCTTTCTGGTTCCCACTGCATTAGGAGACTTAGTAAAAGTTATTGACTTTGGTATTGCTAAAATTCGCAACCTTCAAGCAGAACATACCAGTCTGACGAATATGTTTTTAGGAACTTGTCATTATGCAGCCCCTGAACAATTAGAAGGATCACAAAACTTAGATGCACGGGCAGATATTTATAGTTTAGGGTTAATGTTGTATGAGATGTTGACAGGGGTTGATCCCTTTGGCTTTAACTTTCGAGAAAATCGAGTTAGTGTAGAATCTTGGCTATTTGCTCATGCGTCTAAAACCCCTCTCCCTTTGCGATCGCAGCCTAACTGTGACCACTTATCCGAAACCCTTGAAGCGGTGGTCATGGGCTGCCTAAACAAGTCTCCTGATGATCGGTTTAGTTCTGTTCGGGAATTGAGTGAAGCGTTATCTTCGGCTATTTCTCTTGATCCCGCCAAACAATTACCCCAAGGCAATCATAACAAACCACTCCCTAACCCTTCTATCGCCTTAGACCAAGAGACGGTTTCTATGGCTAACAACTCACAAGCCACTCAACGCAAAACATCTAATCTGACTCGTTCTTCTGGCTTTGCTATTAAATGGGGACAATGTTTGCTCTTTACTTTGGTGACTTTGATACTCGGAATTGGGATGGCAAGATTTGTCCGTACTCCTATCACCCCTTCTCTCACTGAGGAAAAAGAGGAAGAAATCAACGCCCTTCACCCAACAACAACCCTGACTGGTCATCGCAATGGGGTGTGGTCTGTTGTCCTGAGTTCCAATGGGAAACTGGCTGTCAGTGGTGGCGAGGATAAAACCGTTAGGGTTTGGAATACAGAGACAGGAAGCCTTTTGCAAACTTTCTCCGGTCATGGGGATGGTGTGCGTTCAGTAACGGTTAGTCACGATGGAAATGTAATCGCTAGTGCTAGTGCGGATCAAACGATTAAACTCTGGAACACAGCAACGGGTGAATTAATTCGGACTTTGACCGCTCATCAGGATTCTTTGTGGTCAGTAGAAATAAGTCCTGATCAACAAATCATAGCCAGTGCTAGTGCGGATGAAACGATTAAACTTTGGAATATGGCCACAGCAGAGGTAATTCGTACTTTAAGGGGTCATTCAGGTTGGGTGTTTAGTGCAACCTTTAGTCCTGATGGCAAACGGTTGGCCAGTGGTGGTAAAGATGGCACGGTGAAGCTTTGGGATGTTCAAACCGGTCAAATGTTACAAACTTTATCTGATCATCAAGATGCCGTTCGTTCTGTCGCCTTTTCCCCTGATGGAAACTACTTAGCTAGTGGCAGTTGGGATGGCACGGTCAAAGTTTGGGAGATGGCCACGGGAAAGGTGCTATCTACTTTTTCTGAACATAGCGATCGCATTGTGGCGGTTACTTTTAGCCGTGATGGTCAAAGGTTAGTCAGTGGTAGTATTGATGAGACGCTTCAAGTCTGGGACTGGCAAAATCAAAGGCTGTTGGATACGTTAACAGACCACAGAGATTGGGTGTTGTCCGTGGCAACTGGCCCGTCAGGAGAGATGATTAGTAGTAGTCGTCAGCCGACTATTAAAATTTGGCGAGGTTTGATCGAGTCCCATTCCCGTCAAAGGAGGCAGGAGGTCGATTTTTGGAATTAG
- a CDS encoding FHA domain-containing protein — translation MLNLKVFNYTIGEFQDKTLTPDQIKREWIIGRATTCDLVLATPEVSRVHGRIGYDQGQYYFSDLGSTDGSRVNHETAMVNQRYALKPDDIIRIGDFVLAVQGMEKNLETTISNHKILETNVASWTQEDLTVKCIRIIEETEDVKTFSFVAEPAISFAYQPGQFVTLNLNIDGKPVKRAYSISSTPTRPHLLEITVKRVPSPPNAPHVPPGLVSNWLHDRLKVGDQIQLSGGPMGKFTCAKDSNPKLLLISAGSGVTPMISMARWLYDTAGKQDVVFVYCGRRCSDIIMAQELQLMAARNPHFHLAISLTQPDPGQPWLGYRGRLSEQMLSTMVSDFRERSVYVCGPDGFMKGVKTLLGNMGLPPENYHEESFGVGKKQAKVTSPVKLQGSGEQGEGEKIEKPSSKPAIAFIESGKTVTCDGQESILEVAQQEGINIRSGCMQGVCGACKKRKRKGNIRYEGEPDGLDQQEQEEGFILPCIAYAVDEIEIEA, via the coding sequence ATGCTGAATTTAAAGGTGTTCAACTATACAATTGGTGAATTCCAAGACAAAACCTTAACCCCCGATCAAATTAAACGAGAATGGATCATTGGACGCGCCACAACTTGCGATCTTGTCTTGGCAACACCAGAAGTCAGTCGAGTTCACGGTAGAATTGGCTACGATCAAGGACAATATTATTTCAGTGACTTAGGGAGTACCGATGGTTCCCGTGTTAATCATGAAACAGCAATGGTTAACCAAAGGTATGCACTGAAACCCGATGATATTATCCGCATTGGTGACTTTGTTTTAGCGGTTCAAGGGATGGAAAAGAACCTTGAAACCACCATCTCTAACCATAAAATTCTAGAAACCAATGTCGCAAGTTGGACACAAGAAGACTTAACGGTTAAATGTATTCGTATTATTGAAGAAACCGAAGATGTGAAAACCTTTTCTTTTGTAGCGGAACCGGCTATTTCCTTTGCGTATCAACCCGGTCAGTTTGTTACCTTAAACCTCAACATCGACGGTAAACCAGTTAAACGGGCTTATTCTATTTCTTCAACCCCGACCCGTCCCCATCTTCTAGAGATTACCGTTAAACGGGTTCCGTCACCCCCTAATGCCCCTCATGTTCCCCCTGGTTTAGTGTCTAACTGGCTGCACGATCGCCTAAAAGTCGGAGATCAGATCCAGTTATCAGGGGGGCCAATGGGAAAATTTACCTGTGCAAAGGATTCTAACCCAAAACTATTATTAATTTCTGCTGGAAGTGGTGTAACCCCGATGATTTCTATGGCTCGTTGGCTTTATGATACCGCAGGAAAACAAGATGTGGTCTTTGTTTACTGTGGTCGTCGTTGCAGTGACATTATTATGGCGCAAGAATTGCAATTAATGGCAGCGAGAAACCCTCATTTTCATCTCGCTATTTCCCTAACACAACCAGACCCTGGACAACCTTGGCTGGGATATCGGGGAAGACTTAGCGAACAAATGTTATCGACGATGGTATCTGATTTTAGAGAACGGTCTGTTTATGTTTGTGGCCCCGATGGGTTTATGAAAGGAGTCAAAACCCTGTTAGGAAACATGGGACTTCCTCCAGAAAACTATCATGAAGAGAGTTTTGGTGTGGGGAAAAAACAGGCTAAAGTGACATCTCCTGTAAAACTGCAAGGGAGTGGTGAGCAGGGAGAGGGGGAGAAAATTGAAAAACCTTCTTCCAAACCAGCGATCGCATTTATTGAGTCAGGTAAAACTGTTACTTGTGACGGTCAAGAGTCTATTCTAGAAGTGGCTCAACAAGAAGGAATTAATATTCGTAGTGGTTGTATGCAAGGGGTTTGTGGTGCGTGTAAGAAGCGTAAACGCAAGGGAAACATTCGCTATGAAGGGGAACCCGATGGACTGGATCAACAGGAACAAGAAGAAGGGTTTATTTTACCTTGTATTGCCTATGCTGTGGATGAAATCGAAATTGAGGCGTAG
- a CDS encoding PEP-CTERM sorting domain-containing protein, which translates to MNKYCLLGIFGFLSNLLVISSAQGAIVSYTSQSDFLTDTNANPTLPLPDTGGVVNSLIVNGLEFTTPSPSFASGDFSNRLSGNVISVSGLEDLNIALTSSSPIYSFGFDFHEPEFDPNRFGTFVDSVFTVELLLNTTLVGSFSFNSPNDTAAFNGVWSDSAFNKVEIQETTGGIENEFFGQFYIGTDQMTIQTVLEPLTILGAGTAIAFGTGFKRKLAKAKKK; encoded by the coding sequence ATGAATAAATATTGTTTATTGGGGATTTTTGGCTTTTTATCTAACTTATTGGTAATTTCTTCTGCTCAAGGTGCAATAGTTAGTTACACAAGTCAAAGTGATTTTTTAACCGATACAAATGCAAATCCTACATTGCCTTTACCAGATACAGGAGGAGTAGTAAATTCTTTGATTGTTAATGGATTAGAATTTACCACTCCAAGTCCAAGTTTTGCTTCTGGAGATTTTTCAAATCGTCTTTCTGGAAATGTAATTTCAGTAAGTGGTTTGGAAGATTTGAATATAGCTTTAACATCTTCATCTCCTATTTATTCATTTGGTTTTGATTTTCATGAACCTGAATTTGATCCAAATCGTTTTGGTACTTTTGTTGATTCAGTATTCACGGTAGAACTTTTATTAAATACAACTTTAGTTGGGTCTTTTTCCTTTAATTCTCCTAATGATACCGCAGCATTTAATGGTGTTTGGTCAGATTCAGCTTTTAATAAAGTGGAAATTCAGGAAACTACTGGCGGTATTGAAAACGAATTTTTTGGACAATTTTATATAGGAACTGATCAAATGACAATACAAACAGTTCTTGAACCATTAACTATCCTTGGAGCAGGAACAGCGATCGCTTTTGGAACAGGTTTCAAACGTAAATTAGCTAAAGCCAAGAAGAAATAG
- a CDS encoding type II toxin-antitoxin system HicA family toxin: MPAKAKELEKVAKKLGFKKARQKGSHARWKHPDGRATTIPIHGQAEIGSWLFQEILKQMGITEEEFNQLR; the protein is encoded by the coding sequence ATGCCAGCTAAAGCAAAGGAACTAGAAAAAGTAGCAAAAAAACTTGGATTTAAAAAAGCTAGACAAAAAGGCTCTCATGCACGCTGGAAGCATCCTGACGGGAGAGCGACTACTATTCCCATTCATGGTCAAGCAGAAATTGGTAGCTGGTTATTTCAGGAAATACTCAAGCAAATGGGAATTACAGAAGAAGAATTTAATCAACTTCGGTAA
- a CDS encoding type II toxin-antitoxin system HicB family antitoxin, whose amino-acid sequence MKSLKDYTIVIRPDDNNTYVAYVPAIEGCHAWGETSEAARAELDNVFAMILEEYQEMNRSFPQDVELLVANAS is encoded by the coding sequence ATGAAGTCCCTGAAAGATTACACAATTGTTATTCGTCCCGATGACAATAATACTTATGTTGCTTATGTTCCTGCTATTGAAGGCTGTCATGCTTGGGGTGAAACTTCAGAAGCAGCAAGAGCAGAATTAGATAATGTTTTTGCCATGATATTAGAAGAATATCAAGAAATGAACCGTTCTTTTCCTCAAGATGTAGAATTACTTGTTGCCAATGCCAGCTAA
- a CDS encoding DUF1822 family protein, which yields MLSVLPLRQLEIVGQEYLLSIIPQANIAPNTWQFELRNKRKSGLIPGGFKLRLLTEAGESFPNNEAIATEAVESLYLTLSIKPKTILMLEIEPIPENYHREILIF from the coding sequence ATGTTATCAGTTTTACCATTGCGTCAGTTAGAAATTGTTGGACAAGAATATCTACTAAGTATTATTCCTCAAGCAAATATTGCACCCAATACTTGGCAGTTTGAATTACGCAATAAGAGAAAATCAGGATTGATTCCTGGTGGATTTAAGTTAAGGTTACTCACAGAAGCAGGGGAGTCGTTTCCTAATAATGAAGCTATCGCTACTGAAGCAGTGGAGAGTCTTTATCTAACTTTGAGCATCAAACCTAAAACCATTTTAATGTTAGAAATAGAACCAATCCCTGAAAATTATCATCGAGAAATATTAATTTTTTAG